The following are encoded in a window of Candidatus Moraniibacteriota bacterium genomic DNA:
- the speD gene encoding adenosylmethionine decarboxylase translates to MNLDELIINNLEKYMETINFGEHLMIDGYGGNFEKLNDEESVRKCLDDLVVKCEMHKLTETKVFFAKGNDTKDPGGWSGYVLIEESHISIHTFPGRGFLSADVYTCKNDMETDLIISHITEIFQLKETEINFVKRGTRYPSQNLL, encoded by the coding sequence ATGAACCTAGATGAGTTAATTATTAATAATTTAGAAAAATATATGGAAACAATAAACTTCGGAGAGCATCTTATGATTGACGGTTATGGTGGGAATTTTGAGAAATTAAACGATGAAGAATCTGTTCGTAAATGTCTAGATGATCTGGTGGTTAAATGTGAAATGCACAAACTTACGGAGACGAAAGTTTTTTTTGCAAAGGGAAATGATACAAAGGATCCTGGAGGTTGGAGTGGATATGTTTTGATCGAAGAAAGTCATATAAGTATACACACATTTCCTGGAAGAGGATTTTTGAGTGCGGATGTCTATACTTGCAAAAATGATATGGAAACAGACCTGATCATCTCTCACATTACTGAAATATTTCAATTGAAAGAAACGGAAATTAATTTTGTTAAAAGAGGAACTCGATACCCAAGTCAAAATTTATTATAG
- a CDS encoding isoleucine--tRNA ligase, translating into MFKKVELRKKYSEMEQEMIKFWKENDTFKKSVEMRDKKDAYVFYDGPPFITGIPHYGTLLSSIVKDVVPRYWTMKGKRVERRWGWDCHGLPAENLVEKKLGIKDKRDIPKIGLEKYIQTCHREMVQGGSVWEDTIERIGRWVEFKNAYKTMDKEYMESVWWAFKQLYEKGKIYEGEKVLMYCTRCATPISKAEVAMDNSYKVVTDPSVYVKFQLEGEENTYLLAWTTTPWTLSANVALAIGEKIDYVKVRYNNKKGEEEIFILAKETYENKKEVLFVAVKELNSLDVPPTPPKIVGEISGAELVNKKYKPLFKNHGDKAHRIIGADFVTTEDGTGIVHIAPAFGEDDYVVAKKEKLPVVNTVDENGIYVDGRWKDKNVWEVNKEIAKTFLVDDVVLKIDYVQHEYPHCHRCGTKLMYRAHPSWFMDIDGQRKEMLEENENINWFPDHFKEKRFRNTVETAPDWNLSRDRFWATPIPVWRGTQSDGTVVTKVVGSYAELKELSGVELGDYHLPYVDKITFEIDGIGMRRIEKVMDCWFESGSMPFAQFHYPFENREKFEENFPGDFISEYVGQVRAWFYYLHAVSVGLFGKESFKNVIVTGTIAGSDGKKMSKSLGNYTDPNVLLEKYSADALRYLLISSPLLNGDDFALIDKDVSDIQRKLGTLWNSYGFFVMYANVDKWSPQNLGERPQTISLLDKWIVSKLHKLIKTADENMLAYDLPNATKPVMDFIDELSNWYIRRSRKRFWKSEDDGDKEAAYQTLHYVLVELSKVMSPFTPFIAEEIYKNLANEESVHLVDFPVADEKLIDAELNEKMDNTRKIITEALQLRAKNGIKVRQPLSELIITNYEMQEDFIEIMKEEVNVKNVVIKSGPENKVELNIEITEELKMEGNAREIIRVIQEMRKEAGYEVDNRIRVGYDGMEEIFNKFGEMIQKEVLANNIQSNLLSENDIKKEFSIEDKKIIITLKR; encoded by the coding sequence ATGTTTAAAAAGGTAGAATTAAGAAAAAAATATTCAGAAATGGAACAGGAGATGATTAAGTTTTGGAAGGAAAATGATACTTTTAAAAAGTCTGTGGAGATGAGAGATAAAAAAGATGCGTATGTTTTCTATGACGGACCTCCTTTCATAACAGGAATTCCTCATTATGGGACATTACTTTCTTCGATCGTGAAAGATGTAGTGCCACGGTACTGGACTATGAAAGGTAAGCGAGTAGAAAGGCGTTGGGGTTGGGATTGTCATGGTCTACCTGCGGAAAATTTGGTAGAAAAAAAACTAGGCATTAAAGATAAACGTGACATTCCAAAAATTGGATTAGAAAAATATATTCAAACTTGTCATAGAGAAATGGTTCAAGGTGGTAGTGTTTGGGAAGATACAATTGAGAGAATCGGCCGCTGGGTAGAATTTAAAAATGCATACAAGACCATGGATAAAGAATACATGGAAAGTGTTTGGTGGGCATTTAAGCAATTGTATGAAAAAGGAAAAATATATGAAGGTGAAAAGGTTCTAATGTATTGCACGCGGTGTGCGACTCCGATTTCAAAAGCTGAAGTAGCTATGGATAATAGCTATAAGGTGGTAACTGATCCATCGGTTTATGTGAAATTTCAACTTGAAGGCGAAGAAAATACATATTTATTAGCCTGGACAACGACACCTTGGACATTATCGGCCAATGTAGCCTTAGCAATAGGTGAAAAAATTGACTATGTAAAAGTTAGATATAATAACAAAAAAGGGGAGGAAGAAATTTTTATTTTAGCAAAAGAAACTTATGAAAATAAGAAGGAAGTTTTATTTGTTGCCGTTAAAGAATTGAATTCCTTGGATGTTCCGCCTACTCCACCGAAGATAGTCGGAGAAATTAGTGGTGCGGAATTAGTCAATAAAAAGTATAAGCCTCTTTTTAAAAATCATGGGGATAAAGCGCACAGAATCATTGGTGCGGATTTTGTGACAACAGAAGATGGAACAGGTATTGTGCATATCGCTCCGGCTTTCGGAGAAGATGACTATGTGGTTGCTAAAAAAGAGAAACTGCCAGTCGTAAATACGGTTGATGAAAACGGAATCTATGTCGATGGAAGATGGAAGGATAAAAATGTTTGGGAAGTAAATAAAGAAATAGCCAAAACTTTTTTGGTGGATGATGTTGTATTAAAAATTGACTATGTCCAGCATGAATACCCACATTGCCATAGGTGTGGTACGAAGTTGATGTACCGAGCTCATCCAAGCTGGTTTATGGATATTGACGGGCAAAGAAAAGAGATGTTGGAAGAAAATGAGAATATCAACTGGTTCCCGGATCATTTTAAGGAAAAGCGGTTTAGGAATACTGTGGAAACTGCTCCCGATTGGAACTTAAGTCGTGATCGATTTTGGGCTACGCCTATTCCGGTTTGGCGCGGAACACAATCTGACGGAACAGTAGTAACAAAAGTCGTGGGTAGTTATGCAGAATTAAAGGAACTTTCGGGCGTAGAACTTGGAGATTACCATTTGCCTTATGTCGACAAAATAACTTTTGAAATAGATGGTATTGGGATGAGAAGAATTGAAAAAGTTATGGACTGCTGGTTTGAATCGGGGTCAATGCCATTTGCTCAATTTCATTATCCGTTTGAGAATAGGGAGAAGTTTGAAGAAAATTTTCCGGGAGATTTTATTTCTGAATATGTTGGTCAAGTTCGTGCGTGGTTCTATTACCTACATGCCGTATCAGTGGGTCTTTTTGGAAAGGAATCTTTTAAAAATGTCATTGTAACTGGTACGATTGCGGGTTCGGATGGTAAAAAGATGTCAAAATCTTTAGGTAATTATACGGATCCGAATGTTTTGCTTGAGAAATATAGTGCCGATGCCTTGAGATACCTCTTGATAAGTTCACCACTGCTCAATGGTGACGATTTTGCCTTAATTGATAAGGATGTTTCTGATATTCAAAGAAAATTGGGCACCTTGTGGAACAGTTATGGTTTTTTCGTCATGTACGCCAATGTAGATAAATGGTCTCCTCAAAATTTAGGCGAGAGACCTCAAACAATAAGCTTGCTGGATAAATGGATTGTATCAAAGTTGCATAAACTTATTAAAACAGCTGACGAAAACATGTTGGCTTATGATTTGCCAAATGCTACGAAACCAGTCATGGATTTTATTGATGAATTATCTAACTGGTATATTCGCCGCAGCCGAAAGAGATTTTGGAAATCTGAGGATGATGGTGATAAAGAAGCTGCTTACCAAACATTGCACTATGTTTTGGTGGAATTATCAAAGGTTATGTCACCATTTACTCCATTTATTGCAGAAGAAATTTATAAGAACTTAGCAAATGAAGAATCTGTACATTTGGTTGACTTCCCTGTGGCTGATGAAAAATTGATTGACGCGGAGTTAAATGAAAAAATGGATAATACCAGAAAAATCATTACGGAGGCTTTGCAATTGCGTGCAAAAAATGGAATCAAGGTCCGACAACCACTTTCCGAATTGATAATTACGAACTATGAAATGCAGGAAGATTTTATAGAAATTATGAAAGAAGAGGTTAATGTCAAAAATGTTGTTATTAAAAGTGGACCAGAAAATAAGGTTGAACTAAATATTGAAATTACTGAGGAGTTGAAAATGGAAGGCAATGCTCGCGAGATAATTAGAGTTATTCAAGAAATGCGCAAAGAAGCGGGATATGAAGTTGATAATCGTATTCGAGTCGGATATGATGGAATGGAAGAAATTTTCAATAAGTTTGGAGAAATGATTCAAAAAGAAGTTTTGGCAAATAATATCCAATCAAACTTGCTTTCAGAAAATGATATCAAAAAAGAATTCTCAATTGAAGACAAGAAAATTATAATAACGCTTAAGCGGTAG
- the asnB gene encoding asparagine synthase (glutamine-hydrolyzing) has product MCGIVAIAGKIINKNHYDTEAMLQKLKHRGPDGQGEITFPHCWLGHRRLAIVDLKFGNQPMVDDKLAITFNGEIYNHRELRNQLEKVGYHFQTQSDTETILKAYRMWGKDCPKYLDGMFAFAIWDDQQNELFIARDRLGKKPHYYFFDGDTTFLASEIKSLVASGTLVPEIDYKAIDNFLRVMYIPPWKSVYKNVHQIPPAHCGVYKDGKLSLDKYWTLPSRKIDISYEDAKVEVRRLLHAAIKKRISSSDVELGSFLSGGLDSSLVTLITAGELNHPLKVFSVSYDNHDELPFAKQVCEKIGGEHFTTRIDGCITQELDKIISYFDEPHADTSDFPQHLVSQLAAQKVKVVLSGDGADELFLGYKWHLKHKKPNQNHGSSDIFRNRLQSICAFPSSDRSLLWKYPDALNDDIIIKDAYKKNFTSIDNVTTFDLTSHLPGQILTKVDRASMMHGLEVRSPFLDIALIEFVFSLPYEYKVRNGEQKYILKDILTEYMPIDFVYRRKQGFGAPIERWLNNPTMKEYVYSKLGSDAKIRSIFSEKILDNYLHDFYINEHKHERSAQRLWVLLSLERWMTQLSLTL; this is encoded by the coding sequence ATGTGTGGAATTGTAGCCATTGCTGGAAAAATTATAAACAAGAATCACTATGACACTGAAGCTATGCTTCAGAAATTAAAGCATCGCGGACCGGACGGGCAAGGAGAAATAACATTTCCCCATTGCTGGCTTGGACATCGACGACTCGCTATCGTTGATTTAAAATTTGGCAATCAACCTATGGTTGATGATAAATTAGCTATAACTTTTAATGGCGAAATATACAACCATCGCGAATTACGTAATCAATTAGAAAAAGTAGGATATCATTTTCAAACTCAATCTGACACAGAGACAATTTTGAAAGCATATCGAATGTGGGGAAAAGATTGCCCAAAGTATCTAGATGGAATGTTTGCTTTCGCAATTTGGGATGATCAGCAAAACGAATTATTTATTGCCCGGGACAGATTGGGGAAAAAACCCCATTATTATTTTTTTGATGGAGACACAACGTTTCTTGCTTCCGAAATAAAATCATTAGTTGCTTCGGGTACTTTGGTTCCGGAAATAGACTATAAGGCTATCGACAATTTTCTAAGGGTGATGTATATTCCGCCATGGAAATCAGTATATAAAAATGTTCATCAAATTCCACCCGCACATTGTGGAGTCTACAAGGATGGGAAACTTTCACTCGACAAGTACTGGACACTTCCTTCTCGGAAAATCGATATTTCATACGAAGACGCCAAGGTTGAAGTTCGTAGACTTCTTCATGCTGCAATAAAAAAAAGAATATCCTCTTCCGATGTAGAATTAGGCTCATTTCTCTCCGGCGGACTAGATTCATCATTGGTCACGCTTATTACAGCTGGCGAGCTTAATCACCCGCTTAAAGTATTTTCTGTCAGTTATGATAATCATGATGAGCTCCCTTTTGCCAAGCAAGTATGCGAAAAAATAGGTGGTGAACATTTTACAACACGCATCGATGGGTGCATAACGCAAGAATTGGATAAAATAATCTCCTATTTCGATGAACCGCACGCTGATACATCCGATTTTCCACAACATCTTGTTTCACAACTCGCGGCACAAAAAGTAAAAGTTGTATTATCCGGAGACGGAGCTGACGAATTATTTTTGGGATATAAGTGGCATCTCAAACATAAAAAACCCAATCAAAACCATGGTTCATCAGATATTTTCCGTAATCGCCTTCAATCAATATGCGCATTTCCCTCTTCTGACAGATCACTACTTTGGAAATACCCGGATGCATTAAATGACGATATTATCATAAAAGATGCTTATAAAAAAAATTTCACCTCTATTGATAATGTTACAACATTTGATTTAACCTCTCACTTGCCAGGTCAAATTCTCACAAAAGTGGATCGTGCCAGCATGATGCATGGGCTTGAAGTTCGCTCACCCTTTCTGGATATAGCGTTAATAGAATTTGTTTTTAGTCTACCTTATGAATATAAAGTTCGTAACGGTGAACAAAAATATATTCTCAAAGATATTCTTACCGAATATATGCCCATCGATTTTGTTTATCGCCGCAAACAAGGGTTTGGAGCTCCAATAGAACGATGGTTAAATAACCCCACAATGAAAGAGTATGTATATTCGAAACTAGGTTCTGATGCAAAAATAAGATCCATTTTTTCAGAAAAAATCCTTGATAACTATCTGCATGATTTCTATATTAATGAACATAAGCACGAGCGTTCCGCACAGCGACTTTGGGTACTTCTATCCTTAGAACGCTGGATGACACAATTAAGTTTAACCTTATGA
- the speB gene encoding agmatinase: MVESILDVIDEKSCDAVVLSVPYDYSSSFRKGQDKGPMKIVHCLEEKVELFDRFLLLETAKEFSIFHDDSLLSIHSELPEKMIQTVRERWLHHFSSGKFIITLGGEHSISIGVFQGLADFFKESNEISLVQIDAHLDMYDDDSSFNEVNPGRFSHACVMRRGVELGFPTVQIGIRTYAKSEILFARESKSLIFEWGTGMNYSVEDIVNAIPTEKVYLTLDIDGLDPAVAPATGTPVPGGLTWEFCSQFLKHLFLKKEVVSADIVEIAPFEDDVRTEYVAAQLCYSMIGYGLCKKRGDFPSGEKNEE; the protein is encoded by the coding sequence ATGGTAGAATCTATTTTGGATGTCATTGATGAAAAATCTTGTGATGCTGTTGTTTTAAGTGTTCCTTATGACTATTCTTCTTCTTTTCGAAAAGGACAAGATAAAGGACCCATGAAAATCGTTCATTGCTTAGAAGAAAAAGTGGAATTATTTGATCGTTTTCTTCTTCTGGAAACAGCCAAAGAATTTTCGATTTTTCATGATGATTCTCTTCTTTCTATTCATTCGGAACTTCCTGAAAAAATGATCCAGACTGTTCGTGAGCGATGGCTTCATCACTTCTCCTCTGGAAAGTTTATCATTACATTGGGAGGGGAACATTCTATTTCTATAGGAGTTTTCCAAGGGCTAGCTGATTTTTTCAAAGAAAGTAATGAAATATCTTTGGTTCAAATCGATGCACATTTGGATATGTATGATGATGATTCTTCTTTTAATGAGGTAAATCCTGGGAGATTTTCACACGCTTGTGTTATGAGAAGGGGTGTGGAATTGGGTTTTCCAACCGTGCAAATAGGGATCCGAACGTATGCAAAGAGCGAAATACTTTTTGCAAGAGAATCTAAATCTTTGATTTTTGAGTGGGGGACAGGAATGAATTATTCCGTTGAAGATATTGTAAATGCTATCCCTACAGAAAAAGTGTATCTCACATTAGATATTGATGGATTAGATCCGGCGGTTGCGCCAGCCACAGGAACTCCCGTTCCTGGGGGATTAACATGGGAATTTTGTTCTCAATTTTTAAAACATTTATTTCTGAAAAAAGAAGTTGTATCGGCTGATATTGTAGAGATAGCTCCTTTTGAAGATGATGTCCGAACTGAATATGTCGCAGCTCAGTTATGCTACAGCATGATTGGATATGGCCTTTGTAAAAAAAGAGGAGATTTTCCTTCGGGAGAAAAAAATGAAGAATAA
- a CDS encoding alpha/beta hydrolase: MKKVLLGISGGNSFCDDLQMQKYYQSFDIEYVHTDKYWMDWLLWSFENVFDVAKVKMPGVDHAQYSIWKIVFEKYIEKYKNRNIDIVAHSLGTTFILKYLVENEIVIQNLHLIAPFVSDDFQPKDFNESTGTFTFDYSAVHTIADKCKNIFVWYSDNDPVCTERNAIYLHQKLPNSKISVIAEREHFNQSTFWELFEQIKSDI; this comes from the coding sequence ATGAAAAAAGTATTACTTGGTATCAGTGGTGGAAATTCATTTTGCGATGATTTGCAAATGCAAAAATATTATCAAAGTTTTGATATAGAGTATGTGCATACAGATAAATACTGGATGGATTGGTTACTTTGGTCATTTGAAAATGTCTTTGACGTGGCGAAGGTTAAAATGCCTGGTGTTGATCATGCACAGTACTCTATTTGGAAAATCGTGTTTGAAAAATATATAGAAAAATATAAAAATAGAAACATTGATATTGTGGCCCACTCTCTAGGTACTACCTTTATTCTTAAGTATCTAGTTGAGAACGAAATCGTAATACAAAATTTACACCTCATTGCCCCATTTGTGTCTGACGATTTTCAACCAAAAGATTTTAACGAGAGTACCGGAACATTTACATTTGATTATTCCGCAGTTCATACTATTGCGGACAAATGTAAAAATATTTTTGTTTGGTATTCGGACAACGACCCAGTGTGCACGGAAAGAAATGCAATATACCTACATCAAAAATTGCCTAATTCAAAAATATCAGTTATTGCCGAGCGTGAGCATTTTAATCAGAGTACGTTTTGGGAGTTGTTTGAGCAAATAAAATCTGATATATGA
- a CDS encoding radical SAM protein yields MLLENTKDFHVSMPFYEIRLSVTGACNQNCIYCGPFVDGKYTRGYGFIPLEQVREFVSELKNIINEKNLHIQITGGEPTLRKDLVEIFSILNQYVKDVGMTTNGSRMTLELADDLLKNGLSDVHIHLPSLDKDIYEKTTRARFDKDGLKNTLDSALFIKSRGGRIEFNTPVTEINISSLPSLFDFCYKNKINLKLIEELRLDDSPHVSVELIKKILADWIKLNKIAYDETKIKNRYGIIYDLDKDFFFRIAPVDETFKNNLTNTSEQILLDGRYWVGGNNNNYIFTPSYSLSPAKGTITDLKKQVEIISKKYDEALVKN; encoded by the coding sequence ATGCTATTAGAGAATACAAAAGATTTTCATGTTTCTATGCCATTTTATGAAATAAGATTATCGGTAACGGGAGCATGTAATCAAAATTGTATATATTGCGGACCATTCGTAGATGGAAAGTATACGCGAGGATATGGATTTATTCCATTAGAGCAAGTCCGGGAATTTGTTAGTGAACTAAAAAATATTATTAATGAGAAAAATCTTCACATCCAGATAACGGGTGGTGAACCAACGTTAAGAAAAGACCTGGTGGAAATATTTAGCATATTGAATCAGTATGTGAAAGATGTTGGGATGACTACTAATGGTTCCAGAATGACTCTTGAGTTAGCTGATGATTTATTGAAAAATGGATTATCTGATGTTCATATACATTTGCCATCTTTAGATAAGGACATATATGAAAAAACGACAAGAGCGAGATTTGATAAAGATGGTCTAAAAAATACTTTGGATTCAGCATTATTCATCAAATCAAGGGGGGGCAGAATAGAGTTCAATACTCCGGTAACTGAAATAAATATATCGTCATTACCTAGCTTATTTGATTTTTGCTATAAAAATAAGATAAATTTAAAGCTAATAGAAGAATTGAGGCTTGATGATTCTCCTCATGTTAGTGTTGAATTAATCAAAAAAATATTAGCCGATTGGATTAAATTAAATAAAATTGCTTATGATGAGACAAAAATAAAAAATAGATATGGGATTATTTATGATTTGGATAAAGATTTCTTTTTTAGGATTGCTCCCGTAGACGAAACTTTTAAAAATAATTTGACAAATACTTCTGAACAAATATTACTGGATGGAAGATACTGGGTTGGTGGCAATAATAATAATTATATTTTCACGCCATCCTATTCATTATCTCCCGCGAAGGGAACGATAACAGACTTGAAGAAACAAGTTGAAATTATATCAAAGAAATATGATGAAGCTTTAGTTAAAAACTAA
- a CDS encoding deoxyhypusine synthase: MKKSQEKKELLSNVVQHIDIKKFDSQYIIDSMRGMSFSAREVAHATDILSAMIKEKKCVNILTIAGSTSAAGCMQIYVDMIKTNMIDVVVATGATIVDMDFFEALGAKHYQGSVDSDDRKLRSLYIDRIYDTYINENELQMCDNAIKEIADSLEPRPYSSREFIYHMGKFLSENPKKAKKKDSLVQVAYENNVPIFCPAFSDSSAGFGLVMNQVEKPNIHISIDSVADFRELTEIKMQAKQTGVFMIGGGVPKNFTQDTVVCAEMLGKKNTPMHKYAVQITVADVRDGACSSSTLKEAHSWGKVTIENTQMVYAEATSVLPLMISYVYHQGDWKKREKKELGKIFINNDKE, from the coding sequence ATGAAGAAATCACAGGAAAAGAAAGAATTACTTTCAAACGTTGTTCAGCATATCGATATTAAGAAGTTTGATTCACAATACATTATTGATTCCATGCGAGGAATGTCTTTTTCGGCAAGAGAAGTTGCTCATGCTACGGATATATTATCTGCCATGATAAAAGAAAAAAAATGTGTGAATATCCTTACTATAGCAGGAAGTACAAGTGCTGCTGGATGTATGCAAATCTATGTAGACATGATAAAGACAAACATGATCGATGTTGTTGTTGCAACAGGAGCAACGATAGTAGATATGGATTTTTTCGAAGCTCTTGGCGCAAAGCATTATCAGGGATCAGTAGATTCAGATGACCGCAAATTACGATCGCTTTATATCGATAGAATATATGATACGTATATAAATGAAAATGAACTACAAATGTGCGACAACGCTATCAAAGAAATAGCGGATTCTCTTGAGCCTCGACCTTATTCTTCGAGAGAATTTATTTATCATATGGGAAAGTTTCTCTCTGAAAATCCTAAGAAGGCCAAGAAAAAAGATTCTTTAGTTCAGGTTGCTTATGAAAATAATGTGCCGATATTTTGCCCTGCTTTTTCCGACAGTAGTGCTGGTTTTGGCTTAGTTATGAATCAAGTTGAAAAGCCAAATATTCATATTTCAATCGATTCCGTTGCTGATTTTAGAGAACTTACCGAGATAAAAATGCAGGCAAAACAAACAGGTGTTTTTATGATAGGAGGCGGTGTTCCCAAAAATTTCACTCAAGACACTGTTGTGTGTGCTGAAATGTTGGGTAAAAAAAATACCCCGATGCATAAATACGCAGTGCAGATAACAGTTGCGGATGTTCGAGATGGAGCTTGTTCAAGCTCGACGCTAAAAGAAGCTCATTCGTGGGGGAAGGTTACCATTGAAAATACACAAATGGTGTATGCTGAAGCAACATCCGTTCTTCCTCTTATGATAAGTTATGTGTATCATCAGGGAGATTGGAAAAAAAGAGAGAAGAAAGAATTGGGAAAAATATTTATAAATAATGACAAAGAGTAA
- a CDS encoding SAM-dependent chlorinase/fluorinase, translated as MNKKNVVIITDCKDVAFNEMRRIVLNECFKLGVKDVEVELVCVAEFSLINAAFLTRLMADYYFEDTVFSVVINPQKHRSARIYGELNNGIKFFSANTGALSWVLKDFGYKTLYEVHDPGFVSFGGKYVHAPNVAKLVAGEPLNSFGKPFDAEQLISLDISTGTIVHIDNFGLLKMMGETPRFKEGQRFKIFINSEEKFEAKFSNRMMTQDDKDWVLYAGSSIHSLPELGTVRYSEGYKEFYIKIGDRVTWTTIDY; from the coding sequence ATGAATAAGAAAAATGTAGTAATTATCACCGACTGCAAAGATGTTGCTTTTAATGAAATGCGTCGAATTGTTTTAAACGAATGTTTTAAACTTGGAGTTAAAGATGTCGAGGTTGAACTTGTGTGTGTTGCAGAATTCTCACTTATAAATGCTGCTTTTTTGACAAGGCTTATGGCTGATTACTACTTCGAAGACACTGTTTTTTCAGTGGTAATTAACCCTCAAAAACATCGCTCAGCGCGAATATATGGAGAACTTAATAATGGAATTAAGTTTTTTAGCGCTAACACGGGTGCATTAAGTTGGGTATTAAAAGATTTTGGATACAAAACATTGTATGAAGTACATGACCCAGGTTTTGTCTCTTTCGGTGGTAAATATGTACATGCACCAAATGTTGCGAAATTAGTTGCAGGAGAACCATTAAATAGCTTCGGTAAACCATTTGATGCTGAGCAATTAATCAGCCTTGATATCAGCACAGGAACAATTGTCCATATTGATAATTTTGGCCTTCTCAAGATGATGGGTGAAACACCAAGATTTAAAGAAGGTCAGAGATTTAAAATATTCATCAATAGCGAAGAGAAGTTTGAAGCAAAATTCTCAAACAGAATGATGACACAAGACGACAAAGACTGGGTCCTTTATGCGGGCAGTTCCATCCATTCTTTACCTGAATTGGGTACCGTCCGGTACTCTGAGGGGTACAAAGAATTCTATATTAAAATTGGTGACAGAGTCACTTGGACTACTATAGATTATTAA
- a CDS encoding adenylyl-sulfate kinase, producing the protein MDLGFSNEDRKEHNMRVARLTKVLNSQGFNRVVPVIAPF; encoded by the coding sequence ATAGATCTAGGATTTAGCAATGAAGATAGAAAGGAACACAATATGCGAGTTGCGCGATTGACAAAAGTTCTTAATAGCCAAGGTTTTAATAGGGTCGTTCCTGTTATAGCACCTTTTTAA
- a CDS encoding phosphoglycerate mutase family protein — protein MTPEGVERAIHLGEDLVEQGIIDAKSRVDLLHSPKARARGTLEFIVKGAGLPSDEYFEVQEIRSSDYADLQTFLTREKDLGLTLDDVAREHYENRELYHKSSHIVETHANRRLRFYKFISDLVLRRITAGESFRQVLAVSHFEIMMHIIDDIFGIKTFSSYMAPALGEYIILDFYLTDESGVINMDIYFRDRNKQIRYDFISRDF, from the coding sequence TTGACACCCGAGGGTGTTGAGCGAGCAATTCATCTTGGTGAAGATTTGGTTGAACAGGGTATTATTGACGCAAAATCAAGAGTTGACCTATTGCATTCCCCTAAGGCGCGGGCGCGAGGCACGCTTGAATTTATCGTTAAAGGTGCCGGTTTGCCTAGCGATGAGTATTTTGAGGTACAAGAGATTCGCTCAAGTGACTATGCAGATCTACAGACCTTTTTGACTCGTGAAAAGGATCTTGGACTTACACTTGACGATGTGGCGAGGGAGCATTACGAGAATCGTGAGCTATATCATAAAAGCTCGCACATTGTCGAGACTCACGCAAATAGGCGTCTACGCTTTTATAAATTCATTTCAGATCTTGTTTTGCGCAGAATTACTGCGGGTGAATCTTTCAGACAAGTATTGGCAGTGTCACACTTTGAGATAATGATGCATATTATTGATGATATATTTGGAATTAAGACGTTTTCGTCCTATATGGCTCCAGCACTTGGGGAGTACATTATTCTTGATTTCTATCTTACTGATGAATCCGGAGTGATTAATATGGATATATATTTCAGAGACAGGAATAAGCAGATAAGATATGATTTTATTTCACGAGATTTTTAA